The Aptenodytes patagonicus chromosome 10, bAptPat1.pri.cur, whole genome shotgun sequence genome includes a region encoding these proteins:
- the DUOXA2 gene encoding dual oxidase maturation factor 2 has product MTLFDGVYPFYPQQRKVFVFDVSTIIVIVVFLTFACSFLLIIPGIRGRARIYWTLRVLLSLVVGVVIVVVQFTGDWETGWVKANTSYKSFSRALVNVDVGLHVGLAGVNVTLMGNPVNQVNETIDYNEHFAWSFNADYDQSYSEGLERGLPSPILYVAEKFTTQSPCSMHRQYRISSHYASATLWVAFCTWLISNILFSMPVLVYGGYMLLVTGAFMIFSLLSFSTVKNSLMCPIQFGTAVLRTGYGGSFWLMLVIGLLCFVAGITVVALHYFNLDLLKTFFDLHEDKAEEYQEMTEVYVNPHFVNKGLSPSQLSKLNSKAI; this is encoded by the exons ATGACTCTCTTTGATGGCGTCTACCCCTTCTACCCACAGCAGAGGAAGGTCTTTGTGTTCGACGTCAGCACCATCATAGTAATCGTGGTCTTCCTAACGTTCGCTTGCAGCTTCCTGCTCATCATCCCCGGCATCCGCGGACGGGCG AGGATCTACTGGACGCTCCGGGTTCTTCTCAGCCTCGTCGTGGGAGTGGTGATCGTTG TTGTCCAGTTCACGGGGGACTGGGAGACCGGCTGGGTGAAGGCAAACACCTCCTACAAGTCCTTCAGCCGTGCCCTGGTGAACGTGGACGTTGGGCTGCATGTTGGCCTGGCGGGGGTGAACGTCACACTCATGG GAAACCCGGTGAATCAGGTCAACGAGACCATCGACTACAACGAGCACTTTGCCTGGAGCTTCAATGCAGACTATGACCAGAGCTACAGTGAAGGGCTGGAGAGGGGGCTGCCCAGCCCTATCCTCTATGTGGCGGAGAAGTTCACCACGCAAAGCCCCTGCAGCATGCACAGGCAGTACCGCATCTCCAGCCACTACGCATCGGCCACTCTCTG GGTGGCCTTTTGCACTTGGCTCATCTCCAACATACTCTTCTCCATGCCCGTCCTAGTCTATGGAGGCTACATGCTGCTGGTCACAGGGGCCTTCATGATCTTTTCGTTGCTCTCGTTCTCCACTGTGAAGAACTCCCTGATGTGCCCGATCCAGTTTGGGACTGCAGTCCTGCGCACAGGCTATGGGGGATCTTTCTGGCTCATGCTAGTGATTG GCTTGCTCTGTTTTGTGGCTGGGATCACTGTTGTCGCACTGCACTACTTCAACTTGGACCtactgaaaactttctttgaTCTCCATGAGGACAAAGCAGAGGAGTACCAGGAGATGACTGAAGTGTATGTCAACCCTCATTTTGTGAACAAAGGACTGTCTCCTTCTCAGCTCTCCAAACTCAACTCCAAAGCCATCTAG